A window from Lytechinus pictus isolate F3 Inbred chromosome 9, Lp3.0, whole genome shotgun sequence encodes these proteins:
- the LOC129268463 gene encoding choline transporter-like protein 4: MGVGNKKRVEDDEVQEHQEGQGKNYGKARPHDPTFNGPIEDRSCTDIICCLIFLAFLGGQGYIAYLAFTTGDPSTIIHPTDSQGEICGVAPGKTNLTSLFFFDWLACFSYSTLITLQCATPQVCVDSCPTETYSIPSKYPVQWASGTHDNVNWNDFICQYGVDPENEVVSGGLTIADLLNQDLCATYYVQSKPLFGRCMPDFLVANVTDMPSETPNGRNITQENVDVFTKFINYVQQSEQIQSVVDDFKSTWPYIVAALGIVVLVSFFILILMRWLMDIVVFGSIVCLFGLLAWGMYYCYDTWLCYRDGETACYSMPINDPFNLFSYLQSENTWLTFAIILTVIAAILLLLCLVLFSRFRLAAKMLGEASEAVGMMMSTLAWPLLPFVFQFGYVAFWAFVAVYLASAGVAVFEVSNAPSGSSLSNGTTCDQMTFNSTLYAPATCQFVSYGLPSYTIYLQIYGVVGLWWMLNFFIALGEVTLAGAFASYYWAFTKPQDIPSIPLVYSFWRAIRYHLGSMALGALIITIVQLIRALLELIEDKTKDASNVVTKFIFCCCKCGFWCLEKFLRFINKNAYIEIAVYGRNFCSSAASAFNLLMRNIVRVSVLNGVTGFMLFLLKSSIVVGISVGAFYFFQLQVTSGGNTFYVVPEINNIWVPITAIAIVSFFITTAFFGVYDMAVDTLFLSFLEDLERNDGSPEKPYYMSKGLMDLVGKHNKKQKKHKDE, from the exons ATGGGTGTTGGGAATAAGAAGCGCGTCGAGGATGACGAGGTTCAGGAACACCAGGAGGGACAAGGAAAGAATTATGGCAAAGCCCGTCCCCACGACCCAACCTTTAACGGACCAATAGAGGATCGTAGCTGTACGGATATTATCTGCTGTCTGATCTTCCTGGCGTTTCTAGGGGGGCAGGGTTACATCGCCTATCTGGCTTTCACGACAGGTGATCCAAGCACTATCATCCACCCTACCGACTCACAGGGTGAGATCTGCGGGGTGGCACCAGGGAAGACCAACCTGACGAGTCTGTTCTTCTTTGATTGGTTGGCTTGTTTCTCCTACTCGACTCTCATCACTCTCCAATGCGCCACGCCTCAGGTTTGCGTTGATAGCTGTCCAACAGAGACTTACTCCATCCCCTCTAAGTATCCGGTCCAGTGGGCTTCGGGCACACACGATAATGTCAATTGGAATGACTTCATCTGCCAGTACGGAGTCGACCCGGAGAACGAGGTCGTCAGTGGAGGACTTACCATCGCTGATCTTCTTAATCAGGATCTGTGTGCAACGTATTACGTGCAAAGCAAACCTCTGTTTGGAAGATGTATGCCAGACTTCCTTGTGGCAAATGTGACAG ACATGCCATCTGAGACACCAAATGGACGCAACATCACCCAAGAGAACGTCGATGTCTTCACCAAGTTCATCAACTACGTTCAACAGTCTGAGCAGATACAGAGCGTGGTCGATGACTTCAAGTCAACGTGGCCATACATCGTAGCAGCGCTGGGCATCGTCGTCCTCGTCTCCTTtttcatcctcatcctcatgaGATGGTTGATGGATATCGTGGTGTTTGGATCTATCGTATGTCTCTTTGGTTTGCTCGCATGGGGGATGTACTATTGCTACGATACCTGGCTATGTTACCGGGATGGAGAGACAGCATGCTACTCTATGCCTATCAATGATCCCTTCAATCTCTTCAGTTATCTCCAATCTGAAAACACTTGGCTCACCTTCGCTATCATCTTGACGGTGATCGCTGCCATCTTGCTACTACTGTGTTTGGTGTTGTTCAGTCGGTTTCGTCTTGCAGCTAAGATGCTAGGTGAGGCAAGCGAAGCAGTAGGTATGATGATGAGCACATTAGCATGGCCGCTGTTACCATTTGTCTTTCAGTTTGGCTACGTGGCGTTCTGGGCTTTTGTAGCCGTCTACTTAGCTTCTGCTGGTGTTGCAGTATTCGAGGTATCTAATGCGCCGAGTGGATCCTCCTTGTCGAATGGTACGACTTGTGATCAAATGACATTCAATTCTACACTGTATGCCCCCGCGACCTGCCAGTTCGTCAGCTATGGCTTGCCTTCGTACACCATCTATCTGCAGATTTACGGCGTAGTGGGATTGTGGTGGATGCTCAACTTTTTCATTGCTTTAGGGGAAGTAACACTTGCAGGAGCGTTTGCTTCCTACTACTGGGCTTTCACAAAACCCCAGGATATCCCAAGCATCCCGCTGGTCTACTCTTTCTGGCGAGCCATCCGCTATCATCTGGGGTCTATGGCATTAGGCGCTCTCATCATTACAATCGTCCAACTTATCAGAGCGCTCCTTGAACTTATCGAAGATAAGACCAAAGATGCCAGTAACGTTGTGACTAAATTCATCTTCTGCTGTTGCAAATGTGGCTTTTGGTGTCTTGAGAAGTTCCTTCGTTTCATCAACAAGAATGCATACATCGAGATTGCCGTCTACGGTCGCAACTTCTGTTCGTCGGCAGCCAGTGCTTTTAATCTCCTTATGCGTAACATCGTCCGTGTAAGCGTCCTCAATGGCGTCACCGGTTTCATGCTCTTTCTCTTGAAGTCTTCAATCGTTGTTGGTATCTCAGTGGGTGCTTTCTACTTCTTTCAGCTTCAAGTAACATCGGGAGGTAACACCTTTTACGTTGTACCGGAAATCAATAACATCTGGGTGCCCATTACCGCTATCGCAATAGTGTCTTTCTTCATCACGACAGCGTTCTTTGGAGTGTATGACATGGCCGTCGATACACTCTTCTTGTCTTTCCTTGAAGACCTAGAGAGGAATGACGGATCACCTGAGAAGCCTTACTATATGTCGAAGGGTCTCATGGACTTGGTTGGAAAACACaacaagaaacaaaagaaacacaaGGATGAGTGA